A region from the Acinonyx jubatus isolate Ajub_Pintada_27869175 chromosome C2, VMU_Ajub_asm_v1.0, whole genome shotgun sequence genome encodes:
- the LOC128315262 gene encoding H/ACA ribonucleoprotein complex subunit 3-like — protein MFLQYYLNDQGDRVYTLKKLDPMGQQTCSVHPARFSPDDKYSRHRITIKKRFKVLMTQQLRPVL, from the coding sequence ATGTTTCTCCAGTATTACCTCAATGATCAGGGAGACCGGGTCTATACGCTGAAGAAGCTTGACCCTATGGGACAGCAGACCTGCTCAGTTCATCCTGCTCGGTTCTCCCCAGATGACAAATACTCTCGACACCGAATCACCATCAAGAAACGCTTCAAGGTGctcatgacccagcaactgcGCCCTGTCCTCTGA